The following coding sequences are from one Corticium candelabrum chromosome 20, ooCorCand1.1, whole genome shotgun sequence window:
- the LOC134195612 gene encoding centrosomal protein of 63 kDa-like: MLRLGCEYSTLLQHLQFIDTVQQKVRVCRSARLCVRSGGQQVCCTVQCSKRYVIVPFKTTLRIKTIDATLLSSCEPEIQELLRQVDGLLDSKRSEWESRVAGLKKQLQRRDGELCALRAALQRRAIAGKI; this comes from the exons ATGTTGAGACTTGGCTGCGAATACAGTACTCTATTACAGCATCTACAATTCATagatacagtacaacaaaaaGTGCGAGTCTGCCGAAG TGCGCGACTGTGTGTCAGGTCTGGTGGACAGCAAGtgtgctgtactgtacagtgcagCAAACGTTATGTCATCGTTCCCTTCAAGACGACGCTCAGGATCAAAAC AATCGACGCAACGCTGTTGTCGTCGTGTGAACCAGAAATTCAAGAG ttgctGCGGCAGGTTGACGGTTTGTTGGACAGCAAGAGAAGTGAGTGGGAAAGCAGAGTGGCGGGACTGAAGAAGCAACTGCAGCGCAGGGACGGTGAATTGTGTGCTTTGCGAGCAGCTTTGCAGC GTAGAGCAATTGCAGGCAAAATTTGA
- the LOC134196054 gene encoding uncharacterized protein LOC134196054: protein MTSTLRLNDLHGHGIPIKVRRAGMLVDRHGILVYRLKDDDTYDYGTYDVITVSPGLASSKSQVRRLPRDEWAKSWLGDPAKVQYTEFPGRNTYDHDEIAKRAELALAQKNRGFYCPGFNSDKHFVERMAVKLERREWYKSPSEVVTDKAIPKVRVLSPHLELEVGDVVYVLRKYFLGFHIYSHVGVVRSIKESEIQIFHFNKDPPQSAKQTEDQDLPTSTLNKAQPKGYLHTTSLEDFCTPPGNVMDYGLYRAVFMEGTTRSKEEILKRIERFEEGDPDIFHKWAGLNPETSPHLEGAYHILKRNCETVMLRLVRAEGLHPMSAQVEEYAHKGTVGTFKLSSATCKDALIWAAKGPARLAVRRLAADNSALTVGIPQLVAGNIAGGIAAGLEFVLLVGTLIYNWVDKEKLSKEEYKLLQKIAVAEFGVGMGGAALIFGTTAGFGCLGGPPGIAAGVLTGIAIMAATYFLKRRVRAYLFGNGIKNHTSEKVPIAEEAGSSLENTVLIPNELNQKVITEHADKFPKQEAPLPPTDPQEDQQYHFIKVWHDDETGKLMGKEI, encoded by the coding sequence ATGACTAGCACTCTCAGGCTGAACGATCTCCATGGCCATGGAATTCCAATTAAGGTTCGCCGAGCTGGCATGCTGGTCGACCGCCACGGAATTCTAGTTTATAGACTCAAAGACGACGACACGTACGACTACGGGACGTACGACGTCATCACGGTCTCTCCGGGGTTGGCCTCTTCAAAGAGCCAAGTTCGTCGCTTGCCTCGAGATGAGTGGGCCAAATCATGGTTGGGTGATCCTGCAAAAGTGCAGTACACAGAATTTCCGGGTAGAAACACGTACGATCATGATGAAATAGCCAAACGAGCTGAACTGGCATTAGCTCAAAAGAACCGTGGATTCTACTGTCCAGGATTTAACAGCGACAAGCACTTCGTTGAAAGAATGGCTGTAAAGCTCGAACGCCGTGAATGGTACAAATCGCCATCAGAAGTGGTCACCGATAAAGCCATTCCCAAGGTGCGCGTCCTCAGTCCACATCTCGAACTCGAAGTTGGTGATGTTGTTTACGTTTTGAGAAAATACTTCTTAGGTTTCCATATCTACAGTCACGTAGGAGTGGTCCGCTCTATCAAGGAATCTGAGATACAAATATTTCATTTCAATAAAGATCCGCCGCAATCTGCCAAGCAAACAGAAGACCAAGACTTACCAACTTCAACGCTCAACAAAGCCCAGCCAAAGGGCTACCTTCACACTACTTCTCTAGAAGATTTTTGCACACCACCCGGGAATGTCATGGACTATGGACTGTACCGTGCAGTATTTATGGAAGGTACAACGCGCAGCAAGGAAGAAATTCTAAAGCGCATTGAACGATTTGAAGAAGGAGATCCGGATATATTTCACAAATGGGCTGGCTTGAATCCTGAAACGTCGCCTCACCTCGAAGGGGCGTATCATATACTAAAGCGAAACTGCGAAACTGTTATGCTACGACTTGTAAGAGCTGAAGGTTTACATCCTATGTCAGCTCAAGTAGAGGAGTACGCACACAAGGGAACCGTTGGAACTTTCAAGCTTTCATCTGCTACATGCAAAGATGCTCTAATCTGGGCAGCCAAAGGTCCCGCACGACTTGCTGTGCGACGACTTGCTGCGGATAACTCAGCTTTAACGGTAGGGATACCGCAGCTAGTAGCAGGAAACATCGCAGGCGGAATTGCAGCAGGTTTGGAATTCGTTTTGCTGGTAGGAACTCTCATATATAACTGGGTGGATAAAGAGAAATTATCAAAGGAAGAGTACAAGCTCTTACAGAAAATTGCAGTAGCAGAATTTGGTGTAGGAATGGGCGGAGCAGCTCTTATCTTTGGAACAACAGCTGGATTTGGATGCCTTGGAGGTCCTCCTGGCATTGCTGCTGGTGTGCTTACAGGAATAGCCATCATGGCAGCGACATATTTTCTCAAGAGACGAGTACGAGCATACTTGTTTGGGAACGGAATCAAGAATCATACCTCAGAGAAAGTGCCCATAGCAGAAGAGGCAGGGTCATCACTCGAGAACACCGTGCTAATTCCCAACGAGCTTAACCAAAAGGTAATAACTGAGCATGCTGACAAGTTTCCCAAGCAAGAAGCTCCTTTGCCACCCACCGATCCACAAGAAGACCAACAGTATCACTTTATTAAAGTCTGGCATGACGACGAAACAGGCAAACTGATGGGAAAAGAAATTTAA
- the LOC134195632 gene encoding uncharacterized protein LOC134195632, with translation MTTRKKWKMYSKLKKARKEKNGLRRRLRKQYNRKNRECQLQHEQDAALIVKLTKSLAEKDKLLEAKTAECQELRGEYCRESYCNLPTQQGEEGHPEFVTDRRVTSDVRAQYASSYHESDHRGISSTYNPTEDISEYPQLVYQPVA, from the exons ATGACGACAAGGAAGAAATGGAAAAT GTACAGCAAGCTGAAGAAGGCGCGAAAGGAAAAGAATGGCCTCCGCAG GAGGCTTCGGAAACAATATAATCGAAAAAACAGAGAGTGCCAG CTACAACATGAACAGGATGCCGCATTAATTGTTAAGCTAACGAAGTCGTTAGCGGAGAAAGACAAG CTGCTGGAAGCAAAGACAGCTGAATGTCAGGAGCTGAGAGGAGAATACTGTCGGGAGAGTTATTGTAACTTGCCAACTCAACAGGGTGAAGAGGGGCATCCTGAATTTGTG ACGGACAGAAGAGTGACATCTGATGTTCGAGCACAGTATGCATCATCTTACCATGAATCTGATCATCGCGGTATCTCAAGCACCTATAACCCAACAGAG GATATAAGTGAATACCCTCAGTTGGTCTATCAGCCGGTTGCCTGA